The Streptomyces sp. NBC_01237 genomic interval TGCGCTCGGACTCGATGATCACCGTGGTCCCGGACGGCGGCCTGAAGGGCTGGTACGCCGACTGGGTCATGCAGAGAACCGCTCTGGGCGCGGCCAACTGGGAGACCTTCCACATCAGCCAGGTCATCCCGTTCATCGACGCCAATCTGCGCACCGTCGCCGACAGGGGACACCGGGCGGTCGTCGGTCTCTCGATGGGCGGTTACGGAGCCCTGCGGTACGCCGAGGCCCACCCCGGCCTCTTCGGCCATGTCGCCTCCCTGTCCGGCGGCATCGACTTCGGCATGGCGGAGATCCGCGCGGCCGTCCTGGCCACGGAGCTCAACCTCACCGGCGCGTGGTGCGCGGTGAGCACCTCCACCCCGTCCGGCACCGGCCGGTGCACCGGCTACGGGCCCTATGTCGACAGTGACGCGATCTTCGGCTCCCCCTACCCGGTCCTCGACGCGGACCGTGTCTGGAAAGCGGTCAACCCCGCCGCCCCGGCCAACCTCGCCGCCCTGACCGGGACCGGAGTCACGCTCTACACCGGCAACCAGGGGCCCATAGACCACTTCACCGAGATCGCCGCCAGGACCGTCAAGGACCGCCTGGACGTGCTCGGACTGCCCAGCCGCCTCATCAACTACGGCAACGGCTCCACGCTGGCTCCCACGTGCGACGGCGGCCACAACTACGGCTGCTGGGCCCCCGCGCTCGCCGACTACATTCCCCGCCTCGCGACCGAGTTCGCCACGGCGAGCTGACCTCGGGGAGCCGTGCCGCACGGCTCCCCGGAGGACGGCGGACCGATCACCGGGGGGTGAGTTCCCACGGACACGTCCGGTGCGGGGAGGAGACACGCGAGACTGGGTGCATGTCTCTTCCCCGTACCGAGTGCCCCGAGCCCGGGTGCGGCCGCGATGTCGCGGTCAGCCGCAAGGGGCTCGTCTACCGCCACGATCCGGCATCGGGCAGGACCGCGGAGCTGAAGTCGTGCCCCGGGAGCCTGAAACCGGTCCGGGCCCCGGAGGGCGACCCGGTGCTGTTCGTCACCCCGGGGATGCCGGAGCCGGCCCGGTTGTTCTGAGCAGCAGGGCCCGGCGCGACGGAAGGTGCTCGCGCCGGGCCCTGCTGTCCCGGCGGGTGATCGACAGGCTCTGAAGATCGTCGGGTGCCGGGCCCCTTCCTCGACGCGCTCAGCCCGCGAACCGGGCCATCCATGCCTCGACGTCGTCCGCCGACCGCGGCAGGCCCGCCGACAGGTTCTCGTTGCCGTCGTCGGTGACGACCAGATCGTCCTCGATCCGGACGCCGATGCCGCGCCACTCCTCGGGCACCGTCAGATCGTCCGGCTGGAAGTACAGTCCCGGCTCGACGGTGAGCACCATGCCCGGCTCCAGAACACCGCCGACGTACTCCTCGTCCCGGGCCTGGGCGCAGTCATGGACGTCCAGACCGAGCATGTGACCGGTGCCCGCCATGGTGAATCGGCGCTGGAGGCCGAGTTCGTACGCCCGGTCGGCGGGGCCTTCGATGAAGCCCCATTCGACCAGCCGGGCCGCCAGGTAGCGCTGGGACGCCTCGTGGAAGTCGCGGTAGGCGGCGCCCGGCTTGACGGCGGCGATGCCTGCCTCCTGCGCCTCGTACACCGCGTCGTAGACCTTGCGCTGGAGCGGTGTGAAGGTGCCGCTGATCGGCAGGGTGCGCGTGACGTCGGCGGTGTAGAGGGTGTGCGTCTCCACGCCGGCGTCGAACAGGAGGAGGTCCCCCGCCCGTACCGGACCGTCGTTGTCCGTCCAGTGCATGATCGTGGCGTGTTCGCCCGCGGCGCAGATCGAGCCGTAGCCGACGGCGTTGCCCTCAAGGCGTGCGCGGCGGAAGAACGTGCCCTCGATCCAGCGCTCGGACGACGCGATCGCCCGGGAGAGCTCACCGATCACATCGGTGAATCCGCGCACGGTGGAGTCCACGGCCTTGCGGAGCTCGGCGATCTCCCAGTCGTCCTTGACGAGGCGGAGGTCGCTGAGCGCCTCTTCCAGTTCGGAGTCACGCTCCTCCTCGGTGGTGACGGCGGTCTCCAGGGACGGGTCGATCCCGCGGACGATCCGGGTCGGCACCGCGGTGGCGGCGGCCAGGTCATCGGCCGCCGCGCGGACGTCACGGCAGGGCAGGCCGAGCACGAGCTGCGACTCGGCGAGGGAGCGGCGGCGGCCCATCCACAGTTCCGCCGTGGGGCCCGTCCAGAATTCGTCGTTGTTCCTGCTGTCCCGCGGCAGCTGGTAGCAGTAGGCGTCGTGGCCGCCGTCCGCACGGGGTTCGAGGACGAGGGCGCCGTCCCGGGCCCGGTCCCCCGTCATGTGCACATAGCCCGAGTACGGGCGGAACGGGTAGGCGTCGTCGTTCGACCGGACCTTGAGGTTCCCCGAGGGAATCACGAGGCGTTCGCCCGGGAAGCGCGCGGAGAGCGCGGTGCGGCGGCCGGCCGCGTACGGGGCCTGCTCGGCGAGCCGCAGGTCGTGCCGCTCGGTGTCCGCCCACCCCGTCCGCATCAGAGCGGACAGTTCCTCGGAGATCCCTGAGTAGAGACCGTTCTTTCGGCCTTTCGCCACGTCGTACGCCTTCCTGTGGGTGGGTGCCTCAGCGGCGAGGGGCCGCGGGAGCCGCGCGGACTGCTTCCGCTCGCGGTGCGTCCCGGGCGCCCTCGCTGCCGCCGGTCGTCGGCGGCTCCCGGACGGTATCGCGCACAATGAGCGTTCGGTGCCAAGGACCGCCACTGGCACAGATCCGCCAAAACCCTGGCCGGAGCCGTCGATAATGGGGTTCATGACGAACGGGAAACTCGGCGAGGCCCTGCGGCTTCTGGGAATCGATCACGCGGCGGTCCGGGTCTATCTGGCGCTGCTGGAGCTGGCCCCCGCGCCGCTCAGTGCGATCGGGACCGCGGCGGGGCTGGACGGTGCGGATCTCGCCGCGTCGTACGGCGCGCTGGTCGACGCCGGTCTCGCCAGTGCCGCCGAGGAGGGCGAGGACGTGGTGGCGCCGGTTCCCCCCACCGCGGGCCTGGAGATCCTCGCCCGGCACCGGGCGGCCGAGGTCGAGGAGTCGCGCATCACCGTCGGGGGCGCGTTCGAGTCGTTCCGGCGGCAGCGGCTCGCCGCGTACAACGATCATCTCGTGGAGGTCGTGACCGGCGACGCCATCGGCCCCAGGATCCGTCATGCCTGGGCGAGTGCCCGCGACAGGATCCGGCAGTTCGAGTCACCGCCGTACTTCCCCCTGCCCGGAGCCACGGACGACGCACTGGCCACACTCGCCCGCGGTGTGACGCAGCGCGTCGTGTACTCGCGGGAGTCACTGGAGCATCCGGGCCACCTGAAGAACGTCATCGAGCCGTGCATCAAGGCCGGTGAGCAGGCGAGGGTGCTGCCGTCCGTGCCGGTCAAACTCGTGATCATCGACGAGGCGTACGCACTCGTGTCGTTGTCGATCAAGGAGGCCGACGTGCACAACACCATGCTGGTCGTGCAGCCGTGCGGCCTGCTCTCCGCGCTCGTGGCGCTGTTCGAGCAGTCCTGGCAGAACGCCCTGCCGTTCCACGGCCGCACCACAGGGCCGGGCGGTCTGCCGGCCGCCGACCGCCGGCTGCTGTGGCTCCTCGCGGGCGGCGCGAGCGACGATGTCATCGCCCGCGAGCTGGGAATCAGCCGCCGGACGCTCTTCCGCCGTCTGCAGATCCTGATGGCGCAGCTGGGCGCCGCCAACCGTTTCCAGATGGCCTTGCAGGCCCAGCGCTCCGGATGGCTGTGACCGGCCCGCCGACGGGCGAACCGGTTCCGGGGCCGGCCGGCCGCGGACGGCCGTTCGAGGGTGGCGCGAACCGCACGAGGGAGCGCTGAGCCGTGCGAGGGTGCCGCGAACCCCACGGGGAGCGGAGGGAGCGCCTCTGCTTTCGGCCAATCATGCGGCCGGGGAGTGTCGTGCGAACGATGTGCGCGTGGCCCCGGCCCGACCGGACGCCAAGATCGTCCCGCGCGCGGGCCGGCCACCGGCCCACGGATACGGAGGTCCGCCGTTCGCCCCCGAGAACGAGGGGAGGCCGACTTCCAGGAGGGGTGGCACCGTCGATGCGTACGGCCGGAGGGACGGCCCGCTCCCGCGGCGCGGCCTCCCTTCGTGCTTCCTGGCACGCCGGACGGACGAGGTGAGAGCACACGTAAGCCTCGGCGCCACCCCCGAGGCGTGAGGGGCACGGCCGGACGGGGGCGCCCGGCACCGGGCGATCGGCCGTGTGCCGGAGCGAATTCACCGGGCGCGGTGCCGGAGCCGTCCGCCGCACCCCACGCGCCGCCGTACGGCAGTGGGCCGGTAAGCGGCACACGACCACCCGGGTT includes:
- a CDS encoding alpha/beta hydrolase — translated: MKPMMSGAQIRATIRARAAAAAIAATAVLSALSAPVAHADTPVIPSFTDGYGLTQVTDATEVHSSTDFTITVTTPQLSGRHKIRVFLPSGYRTEPARRWPVAYFLHGGGGTVDDAAAAPALRSDSMITVVPDGGLKGWYADWVMQRTALGAANWETFHISQVIPFIDANLRTVADRGHRAVVGLSMGGYGALRYAEAHPGLFGHVASLSGGIDFGMAEIRAAVLATELNLTGAWCAVSTSTPSGTGRCTGYGPYVDSDAIFGSPYPVLDADRVWKAVNPAAPANLAALTGTGVTLYTGNQGPIDHFTEIAARTVKDRLDVLGLPSRLINYGNGSTLAPTCDGGHNYGCWAPALADYIPRLATEFATAS
- a CDS encoding aminopeptidase P family protein; translation: MAKGRKNGLYSGISEELSALMRTGWADTERHDLRLAEQAPYAAGRRTALSARFPGERLVIPSGNLKVRSNDDAYPFRPYSGYVHMTGDRARDGALVLEPRADGGHDAYCYQLPRDSRNNDEFWTGPTAELWMGRRRSLAESQLVLGLPCRDVRAAADDLAAATAVPTRIVRGIDPSLETAVTTEEERDSELEEALSDLRLVKDDWEIAELRKAVDSTVRGFTDVIGELSRAIASSERWIEGTFFRRARLEGNAVGYGSICAAGEHATIMHWTDNDGPVRAGDLLLFDAGVETHTLYTADVTRTLPISGTFTPLQRKVYDAVYEAQEAGIAAVKPGAAYRDFHEASQRYLAARLVEWGFIEGPADRAYELGLQRRFTMAGTGHMLGLDVHDCAQARDEEYVGGVLEPGMVLTVEPGLYFQPDDLTVPEEWRGIGVRIEDDLVVTDDGNENLSAGLPRSADDVEAWMARFAG
- a CDS encoding LuxR family transcriptional regulator: MTNGKLGEALRLLGIDHAAVRVYLALLELAPAPLSAIGTAAGLDGADLAASYGALVDAGLASAAEEGEDVVAPVPPTAGLEILARHRAAEVEESRITVGGAFESFRRQRLAAYNDHLVEVVTGDAIGPRIRHAWASARDRIRQFESPPYFPLPGATDDALATLARGVTQRVVYSRESLEHPGHLKNVIEPCIKAGEQARVLPSVPVKLVIIDEAYALVSLSIKEADVHNTMLVVQPCGLLSALVALFEQSWQNALPFHGRTTGPGGLPAADRRLLWLLAGGASDDVIARELGISRRTLFRRLQILMAQLGAANRFQMALQAQRSGWL